The region CAATAATGAGGAAACTGGTTAAGGTAAAGTTgaagtttattttgaacataaacaacataaacaaaacaaaaatcaatataatATTCCATGTGAAAACTGCTAGTtggaaaaggagtaggaagaagtggTATTAACTGActaaatatcaatatgcaatactttatttaattttatatcaATCTTAACCactgtttatatttttaaatcatcatttcaacaacattcctagaaaatcgcAATGTTCCATCGCAGGTGACCTATTTTAAGAAGAGTCCCACGTGCTACTCAACAACTGCATTGagcatatttaaaaatgagGGAGAGTGTTTGAAGCAGGAGTGGGGACCCCACAGCCTGTGGGTCAAAGCCTGTGGGTCACATCAGGCCTGTGAAAGCATTCATTTGGATGACATATTCAGAAgaactattatttttaaaacaacaccTAGAGCACACATAGCATGTAATAAAGGTCTGTTTGAacatgtgtttttatattttcctaAATTTAGCAGTAGGGttctcaaagcgctttacaaaaagtcaaatgtcTTTTCATCAGGAAATTATTGtacaccctaatttgaagcctaATTTCATGAGGTTTTGACAAGTGTATATAGAGGTAGCTATCTCTATGGATCACACCACAACAATGCCGCAAATTAAAAACACTCTTGTGCCACTGTCAGTTGTGACACTTCTTGCAGCGCCCCATCATTTTGCATTTGCACGTTTTGATTGTCAAATCTAACCTTCACTTTTAATATTATGTTTTGTTTCCCCAATTCTCCTTAATGTCTGGAAGTTTACGTCCAAAGTGGGGTTGGAATGGAAAGGCGGAAGTTGATGAAAATCTCAGAGGCCCTGAATTCCTCTGAAGTGGCCGCTCTCTGCTTCTTGTGCCGTGATTTTGTCAACTGGAAATATCTCGAAGGAGTGAGGATCCCATATTTTATTCttgacactttttatttttattgcaaattaacaatttcattcatttcatcaacttaaagggaagtcaacccaaacattgtCTTTCTTTACAATAGGTTGTAAGCTAGTcaaaacacggcattctgattcatattttatgtttgtggaatatgaatttagTAGCAAAATAgacttgctgtctactgaaaatgacatcactgttttctgagtttggtcatgtgacgtttgcaagctgagccgtgattggtcgttacctgcaaTGAGCCCTGATGAAATaacaaaatagaatgttttaCACACTTCATCGAAGCACAGCTGGAATGTAACCATATTTGTTAACAAACAATTTTTGCAGGTTGAAGATGCAAAAGTTTTGTTCAACAGATTAGAAGAAAGGGATCACCTGAACACTGAATTTCTTCGTGAGCTACTGCGCACAATCCAACGGATTGATCTCCTCAGCCTCTTAAAAACCAACAGACAGGGTGTGGAGGAAACTGATGGAAATCCTATCGACAAACTGTCAAACTACAGGTAAAAGCAGCAagaattgtgtgttttgttctTAATTACCTTGTGCTCGGGACTAATCCTATTTTACAATCCTCCTTGCTTTGTGAATAGGGTGATgctgtacaatatatataatgaaacaacaaaagaaaatctcCAAAAGATGAAGTTTCTCTTGAGCGACAAGACTGGCAGGAGACAAATGGATGAATGCAAGGTGAGAAGAAGCCAACCAAGTTTTGTCACATCTTGTCAAAATCATACTGCAACCTCCCATATTTACGTACGTATGGaattttacagtatattgtgtATTTGTTGTGCATTGAAACAGGCCTGGACtggcacaagaaaaaaaaatcagcgctGACATTTTGACTCAGGCCCAGCCAGACTCTTGTCGTCGACATGtcgttctgccactgatgtttattgatgatgtttcagctAGTGATAgacagatatgttttttttcaaggccgataccgattattagtagtcaaggagaccgatagctgatatttcaagccgatattcattttaagTGAACGAGAAAATATTGTCATCAAAAATTTtcacattatatattttttcttttaatcttaAACATAAGATTaataattgacagctttgtttaaacattctaacaaaaattgcacagtcatcagcatgtgttacaCAAAGTTAAAGTttcctaaagttttctactgggGATAAATTTTTCCATaatttgaacataatttcttagttttaatgttgttgttgttttagtattttgatGTGTcagcgtatttttttttataaagtggaaattgaaataaatcCCTGAATGAAAAGTTTCCTGTATCCCACTGAGCGACAAATACatgcaaatgtagctaatttgggttTTTCGTCAgagttcgtaaaaggtttcaaaagatctttgcagacagtAAAAATGATctgaatatgttcgaaatggttttgtgaaaaataaaaactgtaggtgaacatcttacaaatcctgatgaaaaccctaaatttcgCTACGTTCGctagcattcaccgctcagtgagatttCAGCtatatcggccttcagattcgtaaaaaggcagatgctgaaaatgtcaatgtcaaaatgccaaatatcggcaccgataaatggcccggccgataatcagTCTAGCCCtagtttcagtttgctatctatattcgaaATGGCCAGTCTCTTGGGCTAATAATCATTAAGAAGAAcagcatcggccccaaaagaagGCAGCCCACCGGGCAtatgccctgtatgccagatggccagtccagccctgcattGAAAGCAAAGTCAAATGCAATTTGAGAAGATTAATTGTTAAAGTATAGGCACATATTTTATGGTAGGCCTACACAGCATGTAGCAGACAGCTGACATGATATTATGAACTTGTTTTCTGCAATTTCCAGACGGCACTGGACATCTTTGTGAAActggaaaaaatgaatttactGTCTCAATCAAATCTACATCGGCTGCATTCGGTACTGATAGAACTGGATCAACCACTGGCATTGACCGTCCAGCAATTCAAACAGGGTACAGGTGACTCGACATGTATATTTATGTTAGACTTATCACTCAAGTTGAATGTGCCCTCCCAGACAGTCCTAAGAGGAAAACCTAGGTGATACAGTATATCATGATGATATACACATGACATATTATAGCTATAAAAATGGCAAAGGACTAAAAAGACAATCTGACATCGGGATCCAGCCTCAGCCTGGATTTCGCCTGTCAGAGTTTGATCCACATCAAACAAAAAGACATGGCAAGCATTGCACACTGAAATGAGTTGTTCTTTTCAAACTCATCAAATCCTTTCACTCGTAGGTGCATCTCTGCAGCCAGTGAGTCCACCTCCTGCCAGACTCCTCAGTGGCTTCCAGGTTTGTATATCTGTATGTTTCTCTTTCGCTTGGGAATGCCAAGCGAAAAAATAGTCAGTCTACTAACTGTGATTTCTTCCTGTAGCATTACAACTCCCCTCTTTTGTCCAGATCTGAGCCTCCAACCACCCGTATGTTTTTCAAACTGCATTACTCACAAGCCATGCATGGCATTGTCATATACAGACAATTAGTTATGactttttggtttggtttgtttttccttagatgaaggtggccatttttccTCAGATGAAGAAACAAACAACCAGCCTTCATCTTTGTCTGATCAGGTATCCATTCACACGTGCAGAAGAAATGctcaaaatgctaaaaaaacaattcattttgtcccttaagtggaaaaaaatcagcCAATGTAACTCTACCGGAGTATGAGTGTAAGATTGTGTTTGTAAACCATCTTTGAGGCTTATTTTGAGTTACAGTACAAGCTACTAGTGTTTAGTAGCAGTCTGTCATAAATTAAGCttctattgctgtaaatgtAACTCCtaaattttacattatttaattcatttcaagtTATTCCGTTGCCAAAAActaggtcaaaaaaaaaattcccggcAGATAGAGCTGATTCTTATTCTAATATTTAGGAGAGAAAAatccaataaattaataatcatcCAGTTAATTTAAAAACTACATATAatgaatgtcttcttttttggcTCCTTAATGATTTCACACGCAAAGacatgaattacaggcagaatatTTGACTGCTCtacaatactttgtccttaAGTCTTTGTTTAACTTTAAAACAGAAAGGAATTTTCaagtacaaaaacatgcaaaaagtattaattgatgaatttatctttatttaggccataaacatatacagtaagGAACACAATGAGAGGAGTTTCTGGcaaaacattatttacatttactaTTTTCTTTGCTatgacttaaaaataaaattcagagGTTCTTTTCTCAGATGTTAAAACATGTCAGTCTTGAcagaattacattttaaatacatgacTGCACAGAGAACATTCAACTTTTAAAATGCACTCTAAGCATTAATATAAACCTTAtgaacatatacagtatattctctTTACATGTAAATTATGCTATAATTAACTTATCTGACTCCCAGCCTGTGGGTGAGTGTCGCCATTTTATCCACTTCTAATATCTCAAGCGTAGTCAACTTGTCACACACAACAAGGGCTGTTCTCAAATCTAAAATGATGCATCGCTGCCATCTGTTGGCAGTTGTGTGCGCTAGTCCTTGCTccacaagaaaaaacataatCGGTGTGTATACCCATCATTAGCGATGAACGTTCGGATTCCGTTTGCCGAGTAGTGCCcatgaaagagttaattgtctGTCCAGCAATGCTCCTCAAATTGCTGCGTGCTCCTTCCGGCGTCTTCCTGCTTTATGTCCTCTGGACTCGCACACTTGACCTACTTGGTTTAATGACAGTTACGCAATGATAGTTAATGGCAGTTACaatgataatatatatataatatatatataatatatatatatatatatatatatatatatatatatatatatatatatatatatatatatatacatacatatatatatatatatatatatatatatatatatatatatatatatatatatatatatatatatatatatatacacgtttggggaaaaaaaggagtagAAGGAAGTAAACACTAATGACTGCATGGATGAAGCAATAATGACTCATCTGGTTATAAAGTTCTTTTTTGAAGCACAATTACACAAGAGGGGCAACTTAAAGTATCGGTGCTCTGTATCAGTGTGTTAGTCATGACTTTTGAACATACTGTATTAGGCCTTAACATTGAAGAAATTGTCAATCGCTCTAATCTTGTCATTAGCAGCTACAATATTTCCTCTCTATTTCTGATGGCCTCACCTAAACCTGACacataaggctttttttttagcatgataTATTTTccaatgagtaaaaaaaaaaaatctaagtaatttatacaataaaataagagTTTTTGATTTTAGGTTTTCAAGCTGTAAAAAAAGTCACAACAGTTTAAGTAAGTGCAGTAAGACGTTTTCACTAACAATTCATTAggtaagatttttatttttttttgcagtgcgcAACAATAACTTCTGCAACGTCATTCATCCATTGATTTTAACGatcatttttatgaatattttgtgTGCTTGTGCCGCAGACAGAGTACTACCAAATGAATCACAACCCTCATGGTCTTTGCGTGATTATCAACAATGAGGAATTTTTGGGGATGGAGctgaaaaaaaggagaggaacACAAGCGGACTTGAGTGCGTATTTTTATTCCGTCATGAATCTTACCTCTACAAATGaacaatgttaattttttttttacatttatttttatttcttgaaaaaGTCACTCCTTTATGGCTATATTTACAGTGTATTAATGTTGGTGGATTTACGGTCAAGTACTGCAGTTTTCACGGCCGGGCTCAGTCCCCGTACCCCGTGAATTGCGGTGTGCCTACTGTAAATCTTCGCCATTTTCCACCAATTTCCATTTTATTGAGGATAATGTCCTAATTTCAGAGCAACCAGTCTCGTGAGTTTGAATATTATCTGACTCAATAtggccaaaatattaggaatCAAATGTCATATTGGTGAATACAACATGTAAACAGCGCCGGGTCAAAAGAGTATATAACTCTTTGGATTTATGTACTTATTGATACTTTGGCAGCTCAGCTCAACAGGCTAAGacgtatagaaaatggatatatGAATGAgcccaaaaagttttaaaaaaaaaaaattcttttccACAGATGCTCTTTACCCACTGTTCACCAAATTTGGCTTCCTTGTGAATGTCCATAGCAACTTGACTGCAGAAGAGATAAGAAGAGAGCTCAATGGTGTCGCTACAAGAGATTTTTCAGAGGATGATGCTCTGGTGAGAAAGATATAATGCATGAAGACAATTTATAATGAATCCAAAAAatgagatatttttttgtttgtatcttGTATTTAGATGTGATGTCAAGATGAGCACGAATGGAATAATTGTCACCAGAATAAAAAGTGACTGtgccttttcttttgtttttaggttgtgtgtgtgctctccCATGGCGAAAATGGTTGCGTCTACGGGACCGATGAGAAAAAGGTGTCCCTACGAGAACTGACACAGCCCTTTACAAGTGGACTTGCCCCCACTTTGGCAGGGAAACCCAAATTGTTCTTCATCCAAGCTTGTCAGGGAGGAGGCTTTCAGACAGGGACCTTGCAATGCCCCCCAAATCCGAGAGGGCTGGACGAGGACAGAGGGAATCAAATGGAAGCGGATGCGGGTCCCATCCGGGGCGTGACGGTGCCCTCAGATGCCGACTTCCTGCTTGGCATGGCCACTGTGCCGGAATGCAAATCGTTTCgaaacaccaacacaggctccATTTACATACAGGAGCTGTGCAAGCAGCTCAAACGATCTGCTGAGAGGTGAGATTAGATGATTTAAGAATGTTTAGCATGTTCCTTAATAATCGGAATGTGATGTGTTTGATGTTTGCAGCCCACGAGATGACGATATTCTCTCTGTCCTGACACGTGTGAACAGGGAGGTCAGCAAAGAAGAGTATCTTTATCACAAGCAAATGCCTGAGCCCAAATACACCCTTACAAAGACACTGGTCCTAAAGTTTGTTGATTAAGACTGCATGCTATGTATCAATCTGGTCATCAGATGATGCACTGATGCTGACgtttacaaaaatctgaagagcTCAGGtgaaattttcttttgaaaatgtggAATTTGAAAAGATTTTTGTCGTTTTTCCACTCAACGTAAAATGCTTGCTTGTAACATATGTCTGATGTTGAATTAGTAAAATGTTGATGTCGTTTTCCATAAATCAACAGAGAACAAGAATATTTGCTAGGATGTGCTGTATTCATTAGGGAAGTAatgatatccaaatgtcacaatacCATATTATCAAGACATTGTGGTGGTGttggcaatataaaaaataaatttaaaaaaagctcatGATACTCTATAAAGGACCTATAGATATCAACCTTGTGAGATTTTTCTGCTATATCCATGCCACTAGGCAAGTAAGGGCGCCGCCCTCCGCCATCTTGAAATATTCTGTAAACAGTGCACAGCGATGTTACTATTGGCTCAGCAGCGTCAAATATCATAGTCTATGTAGTTCATAAAACTGCTTGGCTGAAGCAGGTGAAAAGTAACGTTTTTTGATGGGGATGTGGTGCTTTAAATACCGTAGCATGgtgacgacgatattgtggcaattttaatatcgcaatatcacgatattgctgtTATTGTGACATCACTAGTATTCATCAGAagttgccatttatttattttaggttaATGTCTTTCACATAATTTCACACCTTTAAAGGGAGCTACAATTTCTATATAACACTTATGTAAAGTGATAGGGATGGGTGATTACCGGTATCAGGCCGTTACCAGCCAGGAATCGGgtactctgattggctgctaaTACCAGCCACCAATACCTAATAAGGGCAAAGAAAATCTGACTTTGTGTAAGTCCTCCTCTGCAGTAGTTGGTCCTATACTACGGCAGTTTGAGACATCGGCGAATCATCTGCATCAGGAAGAACAACTTTGTTCACAATGTTATTGTGTTAAATGAATCAATGAATCAAAAGTACTAAAGATATTGGTACGCAGTATTGGTGAGTACTCAAAGAGTgaatactcatactggtatcggtcagaaaaaaaagtcgtaTTGAGCATTCCTATAAAACGGCGTTATACTGTAGAGTATTGACTAAACTGTTTTTACTCATCAATTGCTTTTCATTAGTACTGCACTTCATTTTGGcgtgttagttttaattttttgtacTTAATACCAAAACAGATTATTTACATTTGTGACAACAACCGGCATTCTGATAGTGACAAATTATTACTGCTGTCATGCTTTCAGGGCAACGGTCACCGTAGCCACAGACTTGtcctaaaaatttttttaaaaaaaagctcaccagtgatgggacaattTCGTTTCCTTCAAATGCTGTAGAAGTGATCActtcaaaatgtaaacacttgtaGAGATTTATTGAAATAGTGTGGATACTTATCTATTTCCtaccttaataataataataattgttgatAATCATtgcaggtacaaatttgttatGCCACAAAATATTAATCAAACTAAAGTAGCCCTTGTGTTGATTAGTGTCCAAGAAGCAAATCTGAGTTTTTCAAAAGGTTGGTGACACCTGTTTAGGCACACTCAAACTCAACTTGTATAAAATTACGATTATACCTACTAGcgtaaacaatatttaaaaacaaaaacgttaacTGCAATAATGTTGGAAATTCAGAATTCAACAAAACGAAGCATTAAGTCCTTCAAATAAACTATATTAATATTGTAGGTTAAACCAttggaatattttttacttgtgacgtaaagctcggaattgtccatatgtagatccacaaaaaaatgtgatcagTTTGTGACAATTTGTATTCAATGGATtaataaaattcaaaacaaaaccccaaaacaatGACTACGGCGCTGACAAGTTTAGCCCTCGCGGTCCCTAAACTCCAAATGACGTAACTCGTCGTAAAACCAGGATCCCGTTGATCAACATGCCCTGCTAACTGACGTCATCAAGGCGGTGTTCGAGTTGTCAGAAACACTACATTAATAATAATGGCAATACATGTACTTTGATTGAGCTATGTTCATAGCACAATATCGACgaggaaaaatgttttattgatgtttcctgattaaaaaaataaaataaaaatcctgtcGAGCGAACATGTTGAAGCATGACTTCATACAGTAACAGTAGGATGTTCACGCAAACACAGTACATGGACACGTCATAACCATGAGGCGTAAGcgatagaaaaaaatgacatatgtTGCGTGGTCTCGTCACGTTTCCAAGCTACCGAGCGAGAACAGGACTGAGCTAAGCTACAAGAGTGGAGAGTGGCGTggttgtgggggggggaaaaGATTCCTGTGGACT is a window of Vanacampus margaritifer isolate UIUO_Vmar chromosome 2, RoL_Vmar_1.0, whole genome shotgun sequence DNA encoding:
- the casp8 gene encoding caspase-8 isoform X3, producing the protein MLYNIYNETTKENLQKMKFLLSDKTGRRQMDECKTALDIFVKLEKMNLLSQSNLHRLHSVLIELDQPLALTVQQFKQGTGASLQPVSPPPARLLSGFQHYNSPLLSRSEPPTTHEGGHFSSDEETNNQPSSLSDQTEYYQMNHNPHGLCVIINNEEFLGMELKKRRGTQADLNALYPLFTKFGFLVNVHSNLTAEEIRRELNGVATRDFSEDDALVVCVLSHGENGCVYGTDEKKVSLRELTQPFTSGLAPTLAGKPKLFFIQACQGGGFQTGTLQCPPNPRGLDEDRGNQMEADAGPIRGVTVPSDADFLLGMATVPECKSFRNTNTGSIYIQELCKQLKRSAESPRDDDILSVLTRVNREVSKEEYLYHKQMPEPKYTLTKTLVLKFVD
- the casp8 gene encoding caspase-8 isoform X2 → MERRKLMKISEALNSSEVAALCFLCRDFVNWKYLEGVEDAKVLFNRLEERDHLNTEFLRELLRTIQRIDLLSLLKTNRQGVEETDGNPIDKLSNYRVMLYNIYNETTKENLQKMKFLLSDKTGRRQMDECKTALDIFVKLEKMNLLSQSNLHRLHSVLIELDQPLALTVQQFKQGASLQPVSPPPARLLSGFQHYNSPLLSRSEPPTTHEGGHFSSDEETNNQPSSLSDQTEYYQMNHNPHGLCVIINNEEFLGMELKKRRGTQADLNALYPLFTKFGFLVNVHSNLTAEEIRRELNGVATRDFSEDDALVVCVLSHGENGCVYGTDEKKVSLRELTQPFTSGLAPTLAGKPKLFFIQACQGGGFQTGTLQCPPNPRGLDEDRGNQMEADAGPIRGVTVPSDADFLLGMATVPECKSFRNTNTGSIYIQELCKQLKRSAESPRDDDILSVLTRVNREVSKEEYLYHKQMPEPKYTLTKTLVLKFVD
- the casp8 gene encoding caspase-8 isoform X1 → MERRKLMKISEALNSSEVAALCFLCRDFVNWKYLEGVEDAKVLFNRLEERDHLNTEFLRELLRTIQRIDLLSLLKTNRQGVEETDGNPIDKLSNYRVMLYNIYNETTKENLQKMKFLLSDKTGRRQMDECKTALDIFVKLEKMNLLSQSNLHRLHSVLIELDQPLALTVQQFKQGTGASLQPVSPPPARLLSGFQHYNSPLLSRSEPPTTHEGGHFSSDEETNNQPSSLSDQTEYYQMNHNPHGLCVIINNEEFLGMELKKRRGTQADLNALYPLFTKFGFLVNVHSNLTAEEIRRELNGVATRDFSEDDALVVCVLSHGENGCVYGTDEKKVSLRELTQPFTSGLAPTLAGKPKLFFIQACQGGGFQTGTLQCPPNPRGLDEDRGNQMEADAGPIRGVTVPSDADFLLGMATVPECKSFRNTNTGSIYIQELCKQLKRSAESPRDDDILSVLTRVNREVSKEEYLYHKQMPEPKYTLTKTLVLKFVD